The proteins below are encoded in one region of Macrococcus armenti:
- a CDS encoding MTH1187 family thiamine-binding protein, whose translation MAIIDVVIIPMDGASISISKYVAEVQNILEEMKQEGKIDYQLTPMSTLIEGELHDCLMALERIHESPFQKGVERVCTNIRIDDPRDKKRKMNDKLDAVKKHMQ comes from the coding sequence ATGGCAATTATCGATGTAGTCATAATTCCGATGGATGGCGCTTCCATAAGCATTAGTAAGTATGTTGCAGAAGTGCAGAATATTTTAGAAGAAATGAAGCAGGAAGGTAAGATAGACTATCAGCTTACACCGATGAGTACTTTAATTGAAGGAGAGCTGCATGACTGTTTAATGGCTTTAGAACGCATACATGAGTCACCGTTTCAAAAAGGAGTAGAACGTGTATGTACAAACATCAGAATTGATGATCCTCGTGATAAGAAAAGAAAAATGAACGACAAACTGGACGCAGTTAAAAAACATATGCAATAA
- a CDS encoding ROK family glucokinase: MILAADIGGTTCKLGIVDNDLNIIKKWEIVTNTEDNGTHILKNIYDSFVKHLETVNLKIEDCDGVGLGVPGPVDFESGTVNGAINLKWHGKINIKSQFETLSGLPVYVDNDANVATLGEKFKGAGRNEADVVCVTLGTGVGGGVISNHQLVHGATGAAGEFGHITVDTKQRFACNCGKRGCLETVASATGVVNLAYYYYEELQFQTVLKDAIQEKSLQAKMVFDAAKDGDEFALYVIKKVAKHLAFAFSIISVMTNPKYIIIGGGVSRAGQFLVDHIESYYKPMTFAPAAESTKIVTATLGNDAGMIGAAGLIKTYVMEGK, translated from the coding sequence ATGATTTTAGCAGCGGATATTGGTGGGACAACTTGTAAACTCGGAATTGTTGATAATGATCTGAATATAATTAAAAAGTGGGAAATTGTTACGAATACTGAAGACAACGGTACGCACATTCTGAAAAATATATATGATTCATTCGTTAAACATCTTGAGACAGTGAACTTAAAAATAGAAGACTGTGATGGCGTAGGTCTAGGGGTCCCAGGACCTGTTGACTTTGAATCTGGAACGGTAAATGGTGCAATAAATCTGAAGTGGCACGGAAAAATAAACATTAAATCTCAGTTTGAAACACTTTCAGGTTTACCGGTATATGTTGATAACGATGCGAATGTTGCAACACTTGGTGAAAAGTTCAAAGGTGCAGGTAGAAATGAAGCGGATGTCGTATGTGTAACTTTAGGTACTGGTGTTGGTGGCGGTGTCATTAGTAATCATCAACTTGTACATGGTGCTACAGGGGCTGCAGGTGAATTTGGACATATAACTGTCGATACGAAACAAAGGTTTGCATGTAATTGTGGCAAGCGAGGATGTTTAGAAACGGTGGCAAGTGCAACAGGTGTTGTGAATCTTGCATATTACTATTATGAAGAATTACAATTTCAAACTGTGCTTAAAGATGCGATTCAGGAAAAATCACTTCAGGCAAAGATGGTATTTGATGCGGCGAAAGATGGTGATGAGTTTGCGCTTTATGTAATAAAGAAAGTAGCAAAGCACCTTGCATTTGCTTTTAGTATTATAAGTGTTATGACAAATCCAAAATATATTATTATCGGTGGCGGTGTGTCTCGTGCGGGACAATTTTTAGTTGACCATATCGAATCATATTATAAACCTATGACCTTTGCACCAGCAGCAGAAAGTACGAAAATTGTTACTGCTACACTTGGAAATGATGCAGGTATGATCGGTGCCGCCGGATTAATCAAAACATATGTCATGGAGGGGAAATAA
- a CDS encoding YqgQ family protein: MIELNTFYDVQKLLQKFGIIIYFKDEKNTLAMMDEELKALHDAMLIDHQTFIQARLIINQRRMNKL; the protein is encoded by the coding sequence GTGATCGAATTGAATACATTTTATGATGTTCAAAAGTTATTACAGAAATTTGGTATTATTATATATTTTAAAGATGAGAAAAATACGCTTGCAATGATGGATGAGGAGTTAAAGGCATTGCATGATGCAATGCTCATTGATCATCAGACATTTATACAGGCGAGATTAATAATCAATCAGAGAAGGATGAATAAACTATGA
- a CDS encoding rhomboid family intramembrane serine protease yields MINERQVWRSIYEFIKYTGYEYFTHSADEEDIWLIHRKKGSIKRIVFRKETAQATLFMVQKVIDHFDDIEMSAGVQIKDFEIILVNQTNQITNDMPLNIHVEECNNTLTLNKLLKHHYNAVTNKYRDKPVNTYKRLVLNDNVMEKATRKFSPITYILILVNIIIFIYTFFWNITHKVDLAIEKGGLTHFNFVHGDYYRIITSIFLHFDIQHLLFNMMSLFIFGKFIEYFYRKWQYLCIYIGGGLIGNLISLTFDNASVSVGASGAICALIGAFIIYLVFSSKFDKRFILQSFIGVCIFLGASAIFENVNHFAHFGGLFGGMIIATLFYVYQYHTLYFYIMIAGIVIITILLLLNIFSEKEHHIYNEYAKAYMIEGNDDESMRVIRQTIDKGYDNDETYILFGLVKTKQESLSNGLLVWLNAIKKFPESDRLNYQLAIAYRSIDDYQKAEKYINKAIVLDEKDEYIQLKKEIKEFR; encoded by the coding sequence ATGATAAATGAGCGACAAGTATGGCGAAGTATATATGAATTCATAAAATATACCGGTTATGAATACTTTACACATAGTGCAGATGAAGAAGATATATGGTTAATACATCGTAAAAAAGGCAGTATAAAACGCATTGTATTTAGAAAAGAGACTGCACAAGCAACTTTATTTATGGTTCAGAAAGTAATTGATCATTTTGATGATATAGAAATGTCTGCAGGTGTACAGATTAAAGATTTTGAGATTATTCTTGTCAATCAGACGAATCAAATTACGAATGACATGCCGTTAAATATTCACGTGGAAGAATGTAACAATACGTTAACACTGAATAAGTTATTAAAACACCATTACAACGCTGTAACTAATAAGTATCGTGATAAGCCAGTTAACACTTATAAAAGATTAGTTCTAAATGATAATGTAATGGAAAAAGCCACACGTAAATTTTCTCCGATTACATATATATTGATTTTAGTAAATATTATAATATTTATTTATACTTTTTTCTGGAATATAACACACAAAGTTGATTTGGCTATAGAAAAAGGTGGATTAACGCATTTTAATTTTGTGCACGGCGATTATTATCGTATAATTACATCAATATTTCTTCATTTTGATATTCAGCACCTACTTTTCAATATGATGTCATTATTTATATTCGGTAAATTTATTGAATATTTCTATCGTAAATGGCAATATCTATGTATATATATTGGTGGCGGTTTAATTGGTAATTTAATCTCATTAACGTTCGATAATGCATCGGTTTCAGTTGGTGCGAGTGGTGCGATTTGTGCATTGATTGGCGCATTCATCATTTATTTAGTGTTTAGTAGCAAATTTGATAAAAGATTTATTCTGCAATCATTTATCGGTGTATGCATTTTTTTAGGTGCGAGTGCGATTTTTGAAAATGTAAATCATTTTGCGCATTTTGGTGGTTTATTCGGAGGTATGATTATTGCAACGTTGTTTTATGTGTATCAATATCATACGTTATATTTTTATATAATGATTGCCGGAATAGTTATAATCACAATATTACTGCTTTTAAATATATTTTCAGAAAAAGAACATCATATTTATAATGAATATGCAAAAGCTTATATGATAGAAGGTAACGATGATGAAAGTATGCGTGTCATCAGACAGACAATTGATAAAGGCTATGATAATGATGAAACTTATATACTATTTGGACTCGTTAAAACAAAACAGGAAAGCTTATCAAATGGTTTATTAGTATGGTTGAATGCAATTAAAAAGTTTCCTGAGAGTGACCGTTTAAACTATCAGCTTGCAATAGCATATCGCTCGATAGATGACTATCAAAAAGCAGAGAAATACATAAATAAAGCAATTGTACTGGATGAAAAGGATGAGTATATTCAATTAAAAAAAGAAATTAAGGAATTCAGGTGA
- a CDS encoding 5-formyltetrahydrofolate cyclo-ligase, giving the protein MNKKELRANTLNDLKKLNNKYDKENIILNKLMHHSKFMNAKSIGVTMSMAHEFDTRFLIRYAQITGKTIYVPKCDYKSKEMYFTKYTSPEDITVDSFGIDVMNHDIGKGEAPELMIVPGVRFNKNGYRIGYGGGYYDKYLSNYNGYTISLIFDVQVGEVVVEQHDIPVQYIITESKEWHTGELQ; this is encoded by the coding sequence ATGAATAAAAAGGAACTCAGAGCAAATACATTAAATGATTTAAAAAAATTAAATAATAAATATGATAAAGAAAATATAATTCTCAATAAACTGATGCATCATTCAAAATTTATGAATGCAAAATCTATCGGAGTAACGATGTCAATGGCTCATGAATTTGATACACGCTTTCTCATTCGATATGCACAAATTACAGGTAAAACAATATACGTACCGAAGTGTGATTATAAAAGTAAAGAAATGTACTTTACGAAGTATACATCTCCTGAAGATATTACTGTTGATAGTTTTGGTATTGATGTAATGAATCATGATATTGGTAAAGGAGAAGCACCAGAACTCATGATAGTGCCAGGTGTAAGGTTTAATAAGAATGGCTACCGTATAGGATACGGTGGTGGATATTACGATAAGTATTTAAGCAATTATAACGGTTATACGATAAGCCTAATATTTGATGTTCAAGTAGGAGAAGTAGTTGTAGAGCAGCATGATATTCCTGTGCAATATATTATTACAGAATCTAAAGAATGGCATACAGGTGAATTACAATGA
- the rpmG gene encoding 50S ribosomal protein L33 has protein sequence MRVNVTLACTECGERNYITKKNKRNNPERIEMSKYCARDNKKTLHRETK, from the coding sequence ATGCGCGTTAATGTTACTTTAGCTTGTACTGAATGTGGTGAACGTAACTACATCACTAAGAAAAATAAACGTAATAACCCAGAACGTATTGAAATGTCAAAATACTGTGCAAGAGACAATAAAAAGACTTTACACAGAGAGACTAAATAA
- the phoU gene encoding phosphate signaling complex protein PhoU, whose translation MVNMREIYEESLQHLENSVMSLADDVYRTIEKSINVLSDDNKDIAREIIASDVHINAKESDIEDQIISLITKQQPIATDLRMILSSNKIASELERMGDNASNIAKIRKRVKIEDTYILARLKTMGKLSMLMLADLKEAYASQDVNLVKEIIERDNDIDDLYKEIINSSYLIDNDPYISGQAHLAGRYLERIGDHITNIAESVYFTITGERFS comes from the coding sequence TTGGTTAATATGAGAGAAATATACGAAGAGAGTTTACAACATTTAGAAAATAGCGTAATGAGCTTAGCGGATGATGTTTATCGAACAATTGAAAAAAGTATCAATGTACTCAGTGATGACAATAAAGATATTGCACGTGAAATTATCGCAAGCGATGTTCATATTAATGCTAAGGAAAGCGATATTGAAGATCAGATTATTAGCTTAATTACGAAGCAGCAACCTATTGCAACAGATTTACGTATGATACTTTCAAGTAATAAAATTGCATCAGAACTTGAGCGTATGGGAGATAATGCATCAAATATCGCAAAAATTCGTAAACGTGTAAAAATTGAAGATACTTACATTCTTGCACGTCTTAAAACGATGGGGAAACTGAGTATGTTAATGCTCGCTGATTTAAAAGAAGCATACGCGTCACAAGACGTTAACTTAGTTAAAGAGATTATCGAACGTGATAATGATATTGATGATTTATATAAAGAAATTATTAACAGTTCATATTTAATTGATAATGATCCTTATATTTCAGGGCAGGCACATCTTGCAGGAAGATACCTTGAAAGAATTGGAGATCATATTACTAATATCGCTGAGAGTGTTTATTTCACGATTACAGGTGAAAGATTTTCCTAA
- the pstB gene encoding phosphate ABC transporter ATP-binding protein PstB, whose protein sequence is MATNNNVEEENKTDKKIVYQTKNLDLWYGDHHALQNINLDILENEVTAIIGPSGCGKSTYIKTLNRMIELVPSVRTSGEILYRGDNIFDKSYKVEQLRTRVGMVFQKPNPFPKSIYDNITYGPRIHGITDKKILDEIVEKSLRGAAIWDETKDRLDKNAYGLSGGQQQRICIARCLAIEPDVILMDEPTSALDPISTLKVEELVQEIKDKYSIIIVTHNMQQAARISDKTAFFLNGYVNEFDTTDKIFSNPADEQTERYISGRFG, encoded by the coding sequence ATGGCAACAAATAATAATGTAGAAGAAGAAAACAAAACAGATAAAAAAATCGTTTATCAAACAAAAAATTTAGATTTATGGTATGGTGATCACCATGCACTTCAAAACATTAATCTGGATATTCTTGAAAATGAAGTAACAGCAATTATCGGACCATCAGGTTGTGGTAAATCAACGTACATTAAAACATTAAATCGTATGATTGAACTAGTACCAAGTGTTCGTACATCTGGCGAAATTTTGTATCGTGGAGACAATATTTTCGATAAAAGCTACAAAGTTGAGCAATTAAGAACACGTGTTGGTATGGTATTCCAGAAACCTAACCCATTCCCAAAATCAATTTATGACAATATTACGTATGGTCCAAGAATTCACGGTATTACAGATAAAAAGATTTTAGATGAAATCGTAGAAAAATCGTTACGTGGTGCAGCAATTTGGGATGAAACGAAAGATCGTCTTGATAAAAACGCATATGGTTTATCAGGTGGACAACAGCAACGTATTTGTATCGCACGTTGTTTAGCGATTGAACCTGATGTTATTTTAATGGATGAGCCGACATCAGCACTTGATCCAATTTCAACTTTAAAGGTTGAAGAGTTAGTACAGGAAATTAAAGATAAATACTCAATCATAATCGTAACGCATAACATGCAGCAAGCTGCGCGTATTTCTGACAAAACTGCATTCTTCTTAAATGGTTATGTGAACGAGTTTGATACTACAGATAAAATCTTCTCTAACCCTGCTGATGAACAGACAGAGAGATATATTTCAGGAAGGTTTGGTTAA